In Acaryochloris marina S15, a single genomic region encodes these proteins:
- a CDS encoding DUF4952 domain-containing protein gives MKFIQCETWERAQVSTLTSSYTVQGADAIEIEKFRLSGN, from the coding sequence TTGAAGTTTATTCAATGTGAAACATGGGAACGTGCACAGGTTAGTACTCTCACATCTTCTTATACCGTCCAGGGAGCTGACGCTATAGAAATAGAGAAATTTCGGCTCTCCGGTAATTAG
- a CDS encoding ISL3 family transposase has protein sequence MDNSIRIPLNLPDVQVLELSKTERGDWLIKIESTLQGTTCHKCGHEITDLHCHDQALRIRHLPLFEVPVYLEIRPKRYRCGYCDDHPTTTQRLEWHEPRSPNTKAYEHWLLRILINSTVSDVARKLGVSEDVVSGTIDRWIACQVDWSEYLDLQVIGIDEISLKRGHRDFVVLITIPTTGGVDILAVLADRKQQTVANFLQSIPLHLRQTIERVCTDMYQGFVSAVREQLPQTKVVIDRFHVAKAYRNCADTVRKREVKRLRQELPKQDYDSIKGAMWAFRKRPENLQESEQQLLERVFAYSPEMKQAYKLREELTQIFEGRYTKNGAKCAIRAWCKRVLKSDIKDFESFLTTVNNWMDEMTNYFLEGWTSGFVEGFNNRVKVLKRRCYGIFDIERLFQRISLDLNGYQTFALT, from the coding sequence ATGGATAACTCAATTCGCATTCCCCTCAACCTTCCCGATGTTCAAGTTCTAGAGCTATCGAAGACGGAACGAGGGGATTGGCTGATCAAAATTGAGAGTACTCTGCAAGGAACAACCTGCCACAAATGTGGACATGAGATTACTGACCTTCACTGCCATGATCAGGCTCTTCGAATTCGTCACTTGCCATTGTTCGAAGTACCAGTGTATTTAGAAATTCGGCCCAAGCGCTATCGATGCGGGTATTGCGATGACCATCCCACAACAACTCAACGCTTAGAATGGCATGAACCTCGTAGTCCCAATACCAAAGCTTATGAGCATTGGCTTCTGCGTATCCTGATCAACTCAACGGTCTCAGATGTTGCTAGGAAACTAGGCGTTAGTGAGGATGTCGTCAGTGGCACCATTGATCGCTGGATTGCCTGTCAAGTTGACTGGAGCGAATATTTAGACCTCCAAGTCATCGGGATTGATGAGATTTCTCTGAAAAGAGGCCACCGTGATTTTGTAGTTTTGATCACGATTCCTACCACAGGCGGAGTCGACATATTGGCAGTTCTGGCTGACCGTAAACAACAGACCGTTGCAAATTTCCTTCAATCGATTCCCCTTCATTTACGCCAAACCATTGAGCGGGTTTGTACTGATATGTATCAAGGATTTGTCAGTGCAGTCCGTGAACAACTCCCTCAAACAAAAGTTGTCATTGACCGCTTTCATGTGGCCAAAGCCTATCGTAATTGTGCCGATACGGTTCGTAAACGGGAGGTCAAACGTCTACGCCAAGAACTCCCTAAGCAAGACTATGACAGTATCAAAGGTGCGATGTGGGCCTTTCGAAAACGGCCTGAGAATCTCCAGGAGTCAGAACAACAGTTGCTTGAGCGAGTGTTTGCTTATTCTCCTGAGATGAAGCAGGCCTACAAACTCCGAGAGGAATTGACACAGATATTTGAGGGTAGGTACACCAAAAACGGAGCTAAATGTGCCATCCGGGCTTGGTGTAAACGAGTCCTCAAAAGTGACATCAAGGATTTTGAGAGTTTCCTGACCACTGTCAACAATTGGATGGATGAGATGACCAACTATTTTCTGGAGGGATGGACCAGTGGCTTTGTCGAAGGATTTAACAACCGAGTTAAGGTCCTAAAAAGACGATGCTACGGTATTTTCGATATTGAAAGGCTCTTCCAAAGGATTTCGCTTGACCTCAATGGGTATCAGACTTTTGCCTTGACCTAA
- a CDS encoding DNA-binding response regulator — protein MEPEREQEIANLRALNLTPKQIARKLGLRVSEVSAVIRAQAEENALAHGKTATLDPLFECWANGDAVEHFFNAPTPSTATVEDESQGMAIVTVTRKAGHNRFVICTYLLDYWCLGLKDTIGPRKFSTQDYEYFIDQAYQGFDEPPQKISLDQAQAMVYSVIDYAEGLGFKPHRDFQNSKVHLGEWSGQGKLDCGRDGKPCYFCGPYDDPKKILQTLTENVGEGNFDYVIEGE, from the coding sequence ATGGAACCTGAAAGAGAACAAGAAATTGCGAATTTGCGGGCTTTGAATTTGACGCCAAAGCAGATTGCGCGCAAGTTAGGATTGCGGGTGTCTGAAGTCTCAGCCGTGATCCGGGCTCAGGCAGAAGAAAATGCTCTTGCTCATGGCAAAACGGCTACCCTTGATCCATTGTTCGAGTGCTGGGCCAATGGAGACGCAGTAGAACACTTTTTCAATGCCCCAACGCCCTCGACTGCAACAGTAGAAGATGAATCCCAGGGAATGGCGATTGTGACGGTTACCCGGAAAGCGGGCCACAACCGTTTTGTGATTTGTACTTACCTGCTGGACTATTGGTGCTTAGGTCTCAAAGATACGATCGGGCCTCGCAAGTTCAGCACCCAAGACTATGAATATTTTATTGACCAGGCTTATCAAGGATTTGATGAACCGCCTCAAAAGATCTCCTTAGATCAAGCTCAAGCCATGGTTTATAGCGTGATTGACTATGCAGAGGGGCTAGGGTTTAAGCCCCATAGAGATTTTCAGAATTCTAAAGTTCATTTAGGAGAATGGAGTGGCCAAGGCAAACTGGACTGTGGCCGTGATGGCAAACCCTGTTATTTCTGTGGCCCCTACGATGATCCGAAGAAAATTTTGCAAACCCTCACCGAAAATGTGGGTGAAGGTAATTTTGACTATGTGATCGAGGGCGAGTGA
- a CDS encoding RidA family protein translates to MSHDVIRTDHAPAPVGPYNQAIRAQGAMVFASGQIALDPASGALVGGDDVAQQTEQVMKNLEAVLTAAGVGWSQVVKTTVFLADMNDFATVNGIYARYFDEATAPARACVEVARLPKDVLVEIDCIAVA, encoded by the coding sequence ATGTCCCATGATGTGATTCGTACCGACCATGCTCCTGCCCCCGTCGGTCCTTATAACCAAGCCATTCGTGCCCAGGGAGCGATGGTATTTGCATCGGGGCAAATTGCCTTAGATCCTGCTTCTGGTGCCTTGGTGGGTGGCGATGATGTGGCCCAGCAGACGGAGCAAGTGATGAAAAATTTGGAGGCCGTACTGACTGCAGCAGGAGTGGGCTGGTCTCAGGTGGTTAAAACAACGGTTTTCCTGGCAGACATGAATGATTTCGCTACGGTCAATGGCATTTATGCCCGCTATTTTGACGAAGCCACCGCCCCTGCTCGCGCTTGCGTGGAAGTGGCTCGGTTACCTAAGGATGTCTTGGTAGAAATCGACTGTATTGCTGTGGCCTAG
- a CDS encoding tRNA (5-methylaminomethyl-2-thiouridine)(34)-methyltransferase MnmD, with protein sequence MDSAEQLTPKLTGDGSFTFYSTEFGETFHSHHGAHQEAMGKFVYPTLLPEKAKQGQVKLLDVCYGLGYNTAAALETIWQINPDCQVQVYALELNPVVPRAAIANAVLQIGSPQVQTYLNTLAHDLELQSPDCQAQLLIGDARQTLQAVQKQQFLADAIFLDPFSPPNCPQLWTVEFFQVLSQCLHPQGHLATYSCAAAVRTGLIEAGFAIAASPPVGRRTTGTIAGLTLTDVLTLTPQEQEHLQTVAAIPYRDPQLIDPATTIQARRQQEQKTSPLEPTKAWKKRWLQVKAH encoded by the coding sequence ATGGATAGTGCAGAACAGCTCACCCCTAAACTGACAGGGGATGGGTCCTTTACCTTTTATTCAACTGAGTTTGGAGAAACCTTCCATAGCCATCACGGGGCACATCAGGAAGCCATGGGGAAATTTGTTTATCCCACCTTGCTGCCGGAAAAAGCGAAGCAGGGACAGGTCAAGCTTTTAGATGTTTGCTATGGGTTGGGGTATAACACTGCGGCGGCTTTGGAGACGATTTGGCAGATTAACCCGGACTGCCAAGTGCAAGTCTATGCCTTGGAACTCAATCCGGTTGTGCCGAGAGCTGCGATCGCAAATGCTGTATTGCAAATCGGGTCGCCTCAAGTTCAGACCTATTTAAACACCTTGGCTCACGATCTAGAGCTTCAATCCCCTGATTGTCAGGCACAATTGCTGATTGGTGATGCTCGGCAAACCCTGCAGGCGGTACAGAAACAGCAGTTTCTTGCGGATGCGATTTTCCTTGATCCGTTTTCTCCACCGAACTGTCCACAGCTGTGGACCGTAGAGTTTTTTCAGGTGTTAAGTCAATGTCTTCACCCTCAAGGGCACTTAGCCACCTACTCTTGCGCGGCGGCGGTGCGGACGGGATTGATTGAAGCAGGATTTGCGATCGCAGCGAGTCCCCCTGTCGGTCGGCGAACGACGGGAACAATTGCCGGACTCACCCTGACAGATGTTCTTACCTTGACCCCTCAAGAGCAAGAACATCTGCAAACGGTGGCTGCGATACCCTATCGTGATCCTCAGTTGATCGATCCTGCCACCACCATTCAGGCTCGACGCCAGCAAGAGCAAAAAACATCACCTTTAGAGCCCACCAAAGCTTGGAAAAAACGGTGGCTACAGGTTAAAGCGCATTAA
- a CDS encoding pentapeptide repeat-containing protein, translating into MSKTQIEISLSHGDLLQLLLGGTDVWNQWRHENSHEAINLPLADLSNASLSKANLSNINLIFAILEDADLSGADLRGTDLSEANLNNANLPRANFRGAILSDETQIDPKWRLVHELVTEGGERKDLRNANLRAANLSESPLNGADLSGANLSWADLRHANLSDAILRDANLILAILESTNLNGADLSNANLRSANLSNANLSSADLFGADLFVANLSSATLISADLNGANLSNTNLDSANLCSANLSNANLIGADLSHVNLSNANLRGSNFNNANLNNANLDGADLSNANFRGTNLSDANLSNANLIDADLLDANLYNANLDGIDLFGAPLTAPV; encoded by the coding sequence ATGAGTAAAACTCAGATCGAGATTAGTTTAAGCCATGGTGATTTACTGCAGCTTTTATTGGGTGGTACTGACGTTTGGAATCAGTGGCGCCATGAAAATTCCCATGAGGCGATCAACCTACCTCTGGCTGATCTCAGCAATGCCAGCCTTAGCAAGGCCAATCTCAGCAATATCAACCTCATCTTTGCCATCCTGGAAGATGCTGATCTCAGTGGGGCTGATCTAAGGGGTACGGATCTCAGTGAGGCCAACCTCAATAATGCCAACCTCCCCCGTGCCAACTTCAGAGGTGCCATTCTTTCGGATGAAACGCAGATCGATCCGAAATGGAGACTGGTTCACGAATTGGTGACGGAAGGTGGAGAACGGAAAGATCTGCGCAATGCTAACCTCCGCGCTGCCAACCTGAGTGAGTCCCCTCTCAACGGTGCTGACCTGAGCGGTGCCAATCTGAGTTGGGCTGACCTGCGCCATGCTAACCTCAGTGATGCCATTCTTAGGGATGCAAATCTTATCCTGGCAATCCTGGAAAGTACCAACCTCAATGGTGCCGACCTGAGTAATGCCAATCTTCGCAGTGCCAACCTCAGCAATGCCAATCTCAGCAGCGCTGACCTCTTCGGTGCTGATCTGTTTGTGGCTAATCTGAGCAGTGCCACCCTAATTAGTGCAGATCTCAATGGTGCCAACCTCAGCAACACTAACTTGGATAGCGCCAATCTCTGCAGTGCTAACCTCAGCAATGCCAACCTGATCGGTGCCGATCTCAGTCATGTGAATCTTAGCAACGCCAACCTTCGTGGCTCTAACTTCAACAATGCCAACCTCAACAATGCCAACCTAGATGGTGCCGATCTGAGCAATGCCAATTTCCGAGGGACTAACCTCAGTGATGCGAATCTCAGCAATGCCAATCTGATCGATGCGGATCTTTTAGATGCCAACCTGTACAATGCCAATCTGGATGGTATCGACCTGTTTGGGGCTCCTCTCACAGCACCGGTCTGA
- a CDS encoding creatininase family protein produces the protein MQLHLCTWLEVETYLQSSKGIIMPIGSTEQHGPTGLIGTDAICAEVIAKGVGEATQALVGPTINVGMALHHTEFPGSMSLRPSTLLLVIRDYLVSLSRAGFRQFFFINGHGGNVATLKAAFSETYATIADLNLPEADQTRCRLNNWYMNSQVYQLAKELYGSREGSHATPSEVAVTQFVYPEAIKDAPLSPEVASGHPIYSAANFRQHYPDGRMGSDPSLATPEHGQRLYEAAVESIAKDYHKFLEAQ, from the coding sequence ATGCAGCTTCATCTCTGTACCTGGTTAGAAGTTGAAACCTATCTGCAAAGTTCCAAAGGCATTATTATGCCGATTGGATCGACAGAACAACATGGTCCCACGGGGTTGATTGGTACGGATGCTATTTGTGCTGAGGTGATTGCCAAAGGGGTGGGAGAAGCAACCCAAGCACTAGTGGGTCCGACCATCAATGTTGGCATGGCCCTGCACCACACAGAATTTCCTGGCAGCATGAGCCTGCGTCCCTCTACTCTACTTCTGGTGATTCGGGACTATTTAGTTAGTTTGTCGCGAGCAGGATTTCGCCAGTTTTTCTTTATCAATGGTCATGGCGGTAATGTCGCCACATTAAAGGCTGCCTTTTCAGAAACTTACGCGACGATTGCAGATTTAAACCTACCGGAAGCGGATCAAACCCGCTGTCGCCTCAATAATTGGTATATGAATTCCCAGGTCTATCAGTTGGCGAAAGAACTCTATGGCAGTCGCGAAGGTTCCCACGCTACTCCCAGCGAAGTAGCGGTTACCCAGTTTGTCTATCCTGAAGCGATTAAAGATGCTCCCCTTAGTCCTGAAGTTGCCTCTGGACATCCCATTTATAGCGCTGCGAACTTCCGCCAACATTATCCCGATGGACGCATGGGTTCTGATCCGTCTTTAGCCACACCAGAGCATGGTCAGCGTCTCTATGAAGCAGCGGTGGAGTCGATTGCAAAGGATTACCACAAGTTTCTAGAAGCTCAATAA
- a CDS encoding FAD-dependent oxidoreductase — protein MAKVVIVGAGPTGAALALLLVQRGIDVTLVEAARSFRRTFRGEGLMPSGLTALDQMGLLGLIETVPHQALTAWEYILEGRRMFQAPEPFQANTLACTLVSQPALLEALVEKAQQHPSFEWIPGTAVKALLHEEHRISGVQLGDGRTLEADLVIGADGRNSLVRQQANLEMEPLSHSIDLLWFKLADSSCLPPENIFYAIVHGRQTMGLFRSAEGSLQLAWALYDDNPTDWKNTDWPKKIAAASPTWLAQHLQKHAQDLERPLLLSVVVGRCPQWSVPGLLILGDAAHPMSPIRAQGVNMALRDVIVAANHLVPLLQDAVNIEILDQVLPQIQTEREPEIIRAQTLQNEELAQGDRLRHSPFLRTLVKSTLPFSSPIIRASWLRRQQQLRQGVTEVRLQV, from the coding sequence ATGGCAAAGGTTGTCATTGTCGGCGCAGGACCCACGGGTGCAGCTTTGGCACTGTTACTAGTTCAGCGTGGAATTGATGTCACATTGGTTGAAGCAGCCCGTAGCTTTCGGCGAACGTTTCGGGGTGAAGGGCTGATGCCTAGCGGCTTAACAGCTTTAGACCAAATGGGATTATTGGGGCTGATTGAAACAGTGCCCCACCAAGCCCTAACAGCTTGGGAATATATCCTAGAAGGGCGCAGGATGTTCCAAGCCCCCGAACCATTCCAGGCCAATACCCTGGCCTGTACCTTAGTATCACAACCCGCTTTACTAGAAGCGTTAGTCGAAAAAGCTCAGCAGCATCCTTCATTTGAATGGATTCCAGGAACTGCTGTCAAAGCATTGCTGCACGAGGAGCATCGCATTAGTGGAGTCCAGCTAGGGGATGGTCGCACCTTAGAAGCGGATTTGGTGATCGGAGCAGATGGACGCAATTCCCTCGTCCGCCAGCAGGCCAACTTAGAGATGGAGCCTCTGTCCCATTCCATTGATTTACTGTGGTTCAAACTGGCAGATAGCTCCTGCCTTCCTCCCGAGAATATCTTTTATGCCATCGTTCATGGCCGCCAGACGATGGGCTTATTTCGCAGTGCGGAAGGCAGCTTACAGTTGGCCTGGGCCTTGTATGACGATAATCCAACGGACTGGAAGAACACGGACTGGCCAAAAAAAATTGCCGCCGCCTCACCCACCTGGCTGGCCCAGCACCTGCAAAAACATGCCCAAGATCTAGAACGCCCGCTTTTGCTGTCTGTGGTTGTGGGTCGCTGTCCCCAGTGGTCGGTTCCAGGATTGCTGATTTTAGGAGATGCAGCCCATCCCATGTCACCGATTCGGGCCCAGGGGGTTAATATGGCCCTCCGGGATGTGATTGTAGCGGCTAATCATCTTGTACCCCTGCTCCAAGATGCTGTGAATATTGAAATTCTGGATCAAGTCTTACCCCAAATCCAAACGGAGCGAGAACCGGAAATTATCCGGGCTCAGACCTTGCAAAATGAAGAACTCGCCCAAGGCGATCGCCTCCGCCATAGCCCCTTCTTGCGAACCCTCGTTAAATCGACGTTACCCTTTAGTAGTCCGATTATTCGGGCTTCCTGGCTACGACGACAACAACAGCTGCGACAGGGCGTGACCGAGGTTCGCCTCCAGGTTTAA
- a CDS encoding flavodoxin family protein, with protein sequence MSEQLTKLTQHQCENAPAKYDDLKALFLNCTLNRTPILSHTEGVIQIAKNIFEANGIQTKVIRPVDYDIPAGLGLDMSQTDEWDKDDWPQIQKEVDATDILVLCTSVWLGEKSSVCNRVLERMYGYTHLLNDKGQYRDYGKVGATLITGNEDGVKHCAMNILFSLSHIGYTIPPQVDAGWLGEVGPGPSYLDPGSGGPENDFTNRNTTFLAWNCMHMARLLKDSGGIPAHGNLPDAWEAGCKTDFKNPEHKR encoded by the coding sequence ATGTCTGAACAACTGACTAAACTCACTCAGCACCAATGCGAGAATGCCCCTGCTAAATATGACGACCTCAAGGCCCTATTCCTGAACTGTACCCTCAACCGAACCCCTATTTTGTCTCATACGGAAGGGGTCATTCAGATCGCCAAAAACATTTTTGAAGCCAATGGCATCCAAACCAAGGTCATTCGCCCCGTGGATTACGACATCCCGGCTGGCTTGGGCTTGGATATGTCCCAAACGGATGAATGGGATAAGGATGATTGGCCCCAGATTCAAAAAGAGGTGGATGCCACCGACATTTTGGTTCTATGTACCTCTGTGTGGCTGGGGGAGAAAAGCTCCGTTTGTAACCGAGTCCTAGAGCGCATGTATGGTTATACCCATTTACTCAACGACAAAGGTCAATATCGAGATTACGGAAAAGTAGGCGCGACCTTAATTACGGGCAATGAAGATGGCGTCAAACATTGTGCCATGAATATTTTGTTCTCCCTCTCTCATATTGGCTATACGATTCCACCCCAAGTGGATGCCGGGTGGTTAGGGGAAGTGGGTCCTGGCCCCTCTTATCTAGATCCAGGCTCGGGTGGACCCGAGAATGATTTTACGAACCGCAATACCACCTTCTTAGCTTGGAACTGTATGCATATGGCTCGGCTATTGAAGGACAGTGGCGGGATTCCAGCCCACGGGAATTTACCGGATGCTTGGGAAGCTGGGTGTAAAACGGACTTTAAGAATCCCGAGCATAAGCGCTAG
- a CDS encoding thiamine pyrophosphate-binding protein, with translation MPEIITEWFRVLDLDELPEGRVKTVVAGHKSLALTHHQGQYGALDNRCPHQGGPLGEGSIENGLLRCPWHGWDYCPLTGKPPGKLEVDDSLDTFTVEVRTDGVYVGLPVEAPHTRTVSDVMAETMVNWGVTHVFGMVGHSNLGLADALRRQEEQGRLTYIGIRHEGAAAFAASAYAKLTGKPAACLTIAGPGATNLLTGMWDAKVDRAPILALTGQVNSQVLGTGNFQECDLSAAFSGVAAWSQTVLSHSKHAELMTLAVKHALLERNVSHLIFPDEIQVQPAIDLPAATPTGRITPLQIAPPPESLQQAIEKLKPSRRPVIIVGHGARFHMSAITELAELLDAPILTTFKGKGQIPDDHPLGCGVLGRSGTPIASWFMNEADVLLVLGASFSNHTGIYPGKPIIQVDFDPLALGKFHPIEVPVWGEISIVVEQLKSALVGQVNTENVRSEISERWGIWRAEKARRELDDRGQGLNSATIFAAMTRQVSANAVIAVDVGNNTYSFGRYFECQAQSVLMSGYLGSIGFAFPAALGAWAAAGHERPIISVSGDGGFGQYLAEFTTAVKYKMNITHILLHNDQLGKISKEQRAGEWDVWQTSLHNPDFSKYAQNCGGFGIRVTQQDELDDAIAQALAYDGPALVEIMSDPELI, from the coding sequence ATGCCTGAGATAATCACTGAGTGGTTTCGGGTCTTAGACCTAGACGAACTACCCGAAGGTCGCGTCAAAACCGTAGTTGCAGGTCATAAAAGTCTGGCCTTAACCCATCACCAAGGCCAATATGGTGCCCTTGATAATCGCTGTCCCCATCAAGGCGGTCCCCTAGGCGAAGGTTCTATTGAGAATGGCCTACTCCGCTGTCCCTGGCATGGGTGGGATTATTGCCCCCTAACGGGCAAGCCTCCAGGGAAGTTAGAAGTGGATGATTCCCTCGACACTTTTACGGTAGAAGTGCGAACCGATGGAGTTTATGTTGGCTTACCTGTTGAGGCACCTCACACCCGCACAGTCAGCGATGTGATGGCTGAAACCATGGTGAATTGGGGCGTCACCCATGTATTTGGCATGGTGGGCCATTCTAATTTAGGGCTTGCAGATGCCCTGCGCCGCCAGGAAGAACAGGGCAGGCTCACCTATATTGGCATTCGCCATGAGGGAGCCGCTGCCTTTGCCGCCTCCGCCTATGCCAAGCTCACGGGCAAACCGGCTGCCTGTTTAACTATTGCTGGCCCCGGTGCCACGAATCTCCTGACCGGGATGTGGGACGCCAAAGTCGATCGCGCTCCTATTTTGGCCTTAACGGGACAGGTCAATTCTCAAGTTTTGGGCACCGGCAACTTTCAAGAATGTGATTTGTCAGCCGCCTTTAGTGGGGTAGCTGCATGGAGTCAAACGGTCCTCAGTCACAGTAAACATGCTGAGTTGATGACCTTGGCCGTCAAACATGCTCTTTTAGAACGCAATGTCTCTCACCTAATTTTTCCTGATGAAATTCAAGTTCAACCTGCCATAGATTTGCCTGCCGCAACGCCCACCGGACGCATCACCCCACTGCAAATTGCTCCCCCTCCTGAGTCCTTACAGCAGGCGATTGAAAAACTCAAACCGTCTCGCCGCCCCGTCATTATTGTCGGTCATGGGGCCCGGTTTCATATGTCTGCGATTACAGAATTGGCTGAACTGCTGGATGCCCCCATCCTGACGACATTTAAAGGGAAAGGGCAGATTCCTGATGATCATCCCCTGGGCTGCGGCGTATTGGGACGCAGCGGTACACCGATTGCCAGCTGGTTTATGAATGAGGCGGATGTGCTGCTGGTGTTGGGGGCTTCTTTTTCCAACCACACCGGTATCTATCCGGGTAAACCGATTATTCAAGTCGATTTTGATCCGCTGGCGTTAGGTAAATTTCATCCCATAGAGGTGCCCGTTTGGGGTGAAATTAGTATTGTGGTGGAGCAGCTCAAGAGCGCACTAGTAGGGCAGGTGAATACAGAAAATGTCAGATCTGAGATCTCAGAACGTTGGGGGATCTGGCGGGCTGAAAAAGCCCGTCGAGAATTAGATGACCGCGGGCAAGGACTCAACTCTGCTACTATTTTTGCCGCCATGACCCGACAAGTATCCGCCAATGCAGTCATAGCAGTGGATGTGGGCAACAACACCTATTCCTTTGGTCGCTATTTTGAATGTCAGGCCCAGTCTGTTTTAATGTCGGGATACCTTGGGTCCATCGGGTTTGCCTTTCCTGCTGCCCTGGGAGCCTGGGCTGCTGCAGGCCACGAGCGCCCGATTATTTCTGTCTCAGGTGATGGAGGCTTTGGACAATATTTGGCGGAATTTACAACCGCCGTGAAATACAAGATGAATATCACCCATATCCTGCTCCACAACGATCAGTTGGGCAAAATCTCTAAGGAGCAAAGAGCGGGGGAATGGGATGTTTGGCAAACTTCATTACACAATCCTGATTTTTCTAAATACGCTCAGAATTGCGGTGGGTTCGGCATCCGCGTCACCCAACAGGATGAACTGGATGATGCCATCGCTCAAGCCTTGGCTTACGATGGTCCTGCTCTAGTAGAAATCATGTCTGATCCAGAGTTGATTTAA
- a CDS encoding VWA domain-containing protein — protein sequence MAESQNSSERNRRWRLILGGGEADGIGAEGGLTLDSQDTAMDQTLAALYESQGKRSGGLGGSSPKVARWLGDIRSYFPSSIVRVMQQDALERLNLQQMLLEPEMLAAVEPDVHLVANLLSLSQVMPSKTKETARLVVQRVVEDLLRQLSNPMQQAVQGSLNRSIRNRRPRHHEIDWHRTIRANLRHYQPEYRTIIPETRIGFGRKRSALRDIVLCVDQSGSMATSVVYASIFAAVLASLPAVKTQLVVFDTAIVDLTDLLQDPVDVLFGTQLGGGTDINRALSYCQGLIRKPEETILVLISDLYEGGNREAMLKRVASLVNSGVQMVTLLALSDDGAPYFDHSNAAKFATLGIPAFACTPDKFADLMAAAIQRQDIGQWAAKEEIVTASQ from the coding sequence ATGGCAGAGTCTCAGAATAGTTCCGAACGCAATCGACGCTGGCGGCTAATTCTCGGGGGCGGCGAGGCCGATGGCATCGGTGCAGAGGGTGGGTTAACCCTCGACTCCCAGGATACGGCGATGGATCAGACCTTAGCGGCCCTATACGAATCCCAAGGAAAACGATCAGGCGGATTAGGGGGCTCATCCCCCAAAGTCGCTCGCTGGCTGGGGGATATTCGCAGCTACTTTCCCAGTTCTATTGTCCGGGTGATGCAGCAAGATGCCCTCGAACGGTTGAACTTGCAGCAGATGCTGTTAGAGCCAGAAATGCTCGCCGCTGTGGAACCGGATGTTCATCTGGTGGCCAATCTGCTGTCCCTCAGTCAGGTGATGCCCAGTAAGACCAAAGAGACAGCTCGGCTAGTAGTGCAGCGAGTGGTCGAAGACTTACTACGCCAGCTTTCTAACCCCATGCAGCAGGCTGTTCAGGGCAGTCTAAATCGGTCGATTCGCAATCGCCGCCCTCGACACCACGAGATTGACTGGCACCGGACCATTCGGGCTAACCTGCGCCATTACCAACCGGAGTATCGCACGATTATTCCTGAAACTCGTATTGGCTTTGGTCGCAAGCGCTCAGCCCTCCGCGATATTGTCCTCTGTGTCGATCAAAGCGGCTCGATGGCCACTTCTGTGGTCTATGCCAGTATTTTTGCAGCGGTCCTGGCTTCCCTCCCCGCAGTCAAAACCCAGCTCGTAGTGTTCGACACCGCTATTGTCGACTTAACCGATCTGCTGCAAGATCCGGTGGATGTGTTGTTTGGCACCCAACTGGGCGGCGGCACAGATATCAACCGAGCCTTAAGCTACTGCCAGGGGTTAATTCGCAAACCAGAAGAAACGATTTTGGTGCTGATTAGCGACCTATATGAAGGGGGGAATCGCGAGGCCATGCTCAAGCGGGTTGCCTCCCTGGTCAACTCAGGGGTGCAGATGGTGACGCTATTGGCTCTCAGTGATGACGGTGCCCCTTATTTTGACCATAGCAATGCCGCTAAGTTTGCCACTCTGGGCATTCCTGCATTTGCCTGTACACCTGATAAATTTGCCGATTTAATGGCCGCCGCAATCCAACGGCAAGATATTGGTCAATGGGCTGCGAAGGAAGAAATTGTCACCGCTTCCCAATGA